In Micromonospora sp. WMMD980, the following are encoded in one genomic region:
- a CDS encoding DEAD/DEAH box helicase → MADEVTPTGGQRAEFGAATREWFTAAFAAPTPAQEGAWRSVAAGRNALVVAPTGSGKTLAAFLWSLDRLGKEPPPADPRRRCRVLYVSPLKALAVDVERNLRTPLIGIRQAATRLGVEPPDITVGMRTGDTPADERRAFARTPPDVLITTPESLFLLLTSAARDSLRGVDTVIVDEVHAVAGTKRGAHLALSLERLDALLDRPAQRIGLSATVRPIDVCARFLGGARPVDVVQPPADKTIEVSVQVPVEDMTRLDEQEQPEDELGGLGPRRPSIWPAVEERVLALIRAHRSTIVFTNSRRGAERLCARLNELAAEEAEASAAPEGGRVAAGGEPVRVSDLLPGGDGPATGDGATDGAGPATGRGAGPADLGGRRGADAFAGPVGPVRAPRQPAEVMAQSGAAAGAPTVIARAHHGSVSREERKHIEEALKSGQLPAVVATSSLELGIDMGAVDLVVQIEAPPSVAAGLQRVGRAGHQVGAVSRGVVFPKHRGDLLSCTVVAERMGVGAIEELHYPRNPLDVLAQQIVAMVALEPWPLGDLAVLVRRAAPFAELPDSALHAVLDMLSGRYPSTAFAELRPRLVWDRATDVLTGRPGAQRLAVTSGGTIPDRGLFGVFLAGAERAARVGELDEEMVYESRVGDVFLLGSSSWRIEEITPDRVLVSPAPGQAARMPFWKGDQLGRPVELGRAIGARVRALLRQSDADAVAALRAGGLDDWAAGNLMNYLREQKAATRSLPDDRTVVVERFRDELGDWRLAVHSVLGARVNGPWALAIGRRLAERYGVDAQVMPSDDGIVVRLPDTAEEPPGADVVVFEPDEIAQLVEESVGTSALFASRFRECAARSLLLPRRDPRRRQPLWAQRQRAAQLLDVAREYADFPVTLEAARECLQDVFDQPALAELMRDLAARKVRLVEVESERPSPFARSLLFGYVGAFLYEGDAPLAERRAAALALDSGLLGELLGRVDLRELLDPAVLAESERQLRWRTEQRRPRDAEDVVELLRVVGDLSAAELAERGVPDAWPEELAAARRVLRLRVAGEERWVIVEDAARLRDALGVALPVGVAEAHLAPVADPLGDLVARYARTHGPFAAATCAARFGLGVFVVEQALRRLAANGRVVSGEFAPDSVGTQWCDAEVLRLLRRRSLAALRREIEPVPPRALAAFLPRWQQVGSSARGVEAVAAAVEQVQGVTVPASALERLVLPARVADYVPAQLDELCASGEVVWAGAGAISGGDGWVRLAYADVAPLLLPPPDEALTLTPSHEAVLDALADGQALFFRSLSDRVGATDDAALSAVVWDLVWAGHLTNDTLAPLRAAVGAGGAHRSRPSAPRTRYRRPGRVALPSRGGPPTMAGRWSRLPERDLDPTRRAAALADLLLERHGVVTRGAVVAEQVTGGFAAVYPVLSALEERGAARRGYFVEGLGAAQFAVPGAVDRIRALADPGDGGRGGGGPAVVLAATDPANPYGAALPWPERVVDSGDGAAPATGHRAGRKAGALVVLVGGDLVLYVERGGRTILSFTDDVDALGAAGKALADAVHSGALGAISVERADGEAVRSSPLRDALTAAGFRATPRGLRLRG, encoded by the coding sequence GTGGCGGACGAGGTGACCCCGACGGGCGGGCAGCGGGCGGAGTTCGGCGCGGCGACCCGGGAGTGGTTCACCGCGGCGTTCGCCGCGCCCACACCCGCCCAGGAGGGCGCGTGGCGCTCCGTGGCCGCCGGCCGCAACGCCCTCGTGGTCGCGCCGACCGGCTCCGGCAAGACGCTCGCGGCGTTTCTCTGGTCGCTCGACCGGCTGGGCAAGGAACCGCCGCCGGCCGATCCCCGGCGGCGCTGCCGGGTGCTCTACGTCAGCCCGCTCAAGGCGCTCGCCGTCGACGTCGAGCGCAACCTGCGCACCCCGCTCATCGGCATCCGCCAGGCCGCCACCCGGCTCGGCGTCGAGCCGCCCGACATCACCGTCGGCATGCGCACCGGCGACACCCCGGCCGACGAGCGGCGGGCCTTCGCCCGCACCCCGCCGGACGTGCTCATCACCACGCCCGAGTCGCTGTTCCTGCTGCTCACCTCCGCCGCCCGCGACTCGCTGCGCGGGGTGGACACGGTGATCGTCGACGAGGTGCACGCGGTCGCCGGCACCAAGCGCGGCGCGCACCTGGCGCTCTCCCTGGAACGACTCGACGCGCTGCTCGACCGCCCCGCGCAGCGGATCGGGCTCTCCGCCACGGTGCGGCCGATCGACGTCTGCGCCCGGTTCCTCGGCGGGGCCCGTCCGGTCGACGTGGTGCAACCGCCGGCCGACAAGACCATCGAGGTCAGCGTCCAGGTCCCGGTGGAGGACATGACCCGCCTCGACGAGCAGGAGCAACCGGAGGACGAGTTGGGCGGGCTCGGTCCGCGCCGCCCGTCGATCTGGCCGGCGGTCGAGGAGCGGGTGCTGGCGCTGATCCGCGCGCACCGGTCCACCATCGTCTTCACCAACTCGCGGCGCGGCGCCGAACGGCTCTGCGCCCGCCTCAACGAGCTGGCCGCCGAGGAGGCGGAGGCGTCCGCCGCTCCGGAGGGCGGCCGCGTGGCCGCCGGCGGCGAGCCGGTGCGCGTATCCGATCTCCTGCCCGGCGGCGACGGCCCGGCGACCGGCGACGGCGCGACTGACGGCGCGGGCCCGGCGACCGGCCGCGGCGCGGGCCCGGCGGACCTGGGCGGGCGGCGCGGCGCGGACGCCTTCGCCGGGCCGGTCGGGCCGGTGCGCGCGCCCCGGCAGCCGGCCGAGGTGATGGCGCAGTCCGGCGCGGCGGCCGGCGCGCCGACGGTGATCGCCCGCGCGCACCACGGCAGCGTCTCCCGGGAGGAGCGCAAGCACATCGAGGAGGCGCTCAAGTCCGGCCAGTTGCCCGCCGTGGTCGCCACCTCCAGCCTGGAGCTGGGCATCGACATGGGCGCGGTCGACCTGGTGGTGCAGATCGAGGCGCCGCCCAGCGTCGCGGCCGGCCTGCAACGGGTGGGCCGGGCCGGGCACCAGGTGGGCGCGGTCTCCCGCGGGGTGGTCTTCCCCAAGCACCGCGGCGACCTGCTCTCCTGCACAGTGGTCGCCGAGCGGATGGGGGTGGGCGCGATCGAGGAGCTGCACTACCCGCGCAACCCGCTCGACGTGCTGGCCCAGCAGATCGTCGCCATGGTGGCGCTGGAGCCGTGGCCGCTCGGCGACCTGGCCGTGCTGGTCCGCCGGGCGGCGCCCTTCGCCGAACTGCCCGACTCGGCGCTGCACGCGGTGCTCGACATGCTCTCCGGCCGCTACCCGTCGACCGCCTTCGCCGAGCTGCGCCCCCGACTGGTCTGGGACCGCGCGACCGACGTGCTGACCGGCCGGCCCGGCGCCCAGCGGCTCGCCGTGACCAGTGGTGGCACCATTCCCGACCGGGGCCTGTTCGGCGTCTTCCTGGCCGGGGCCGAGCGGGCCGCCCGGGTCGGCGAGCTGGACGAGGAGATGGTCTACGAGTCCCGGGTCGGCGACGTGTTCCTGCTCGGCTCGTCGTCCTGGCGGATCGAGGAGATCACCCCCGACCGGGTCCTGGTCTCCCCCGCGCCCGGCCAGGCCGCCCGGATGCCGTTCTGGAAGGGTGACCAGCTCGGCCGCCCGGTCGAGTTGGGCCGGGCGATCGGCGCCCGGGTCCGGGCGCTGCTGCGGCAGTCCGACGCCGACGCGGTGGCGGCGCTGCGCGCCGGCGGGCTCGACGACTGGGCGGCCGGCAACCTGATGAACTACCTGCGCGAGCAGAAGGCGGCCACCCGTTCGCTGCCCGACGACCGGACGGTGGTGGTCGAACGGTTCCGCGACGAGCTGGGCGACTGGCGACTCGCCGTGCACTCGGTGCTCGGCGCCCGGGTCAACGGGCCGTGGGCGCTCGCCATCGGCCGCCGGCTGGCCGAACGCTACGGCGTGGACGCCCAGGTCATGCCCTCCGACGACGGCATCGTGGTGCGGCTGCCGGACACCGCCGAGGAGCCGCCCGGCGCCGACGTGGTGGTCTTCGAGCCGGACGAGATCGCCCAGCTGGTCGAGGAGTCGGTCGGCACGTCGGCGTTGTTCGCCTCCCGGTTCCGCGAGTGCGCGGCCCGGTCGCTGCTGCTGCCCCGCCGCGACCCACGCCGCCGCCAGCCACTCTGGGCGCAGCGCCAGCGCGCCGCGCAACTGCTCGACGTGGCCCGTGAATACGCCGACTTCCCGGTCACCCTGGAGGCCGCCCGCGAGTGCCTGCAGGACGTCTTCGACCAGCCGGCCCTGGCCGAGCTGATGCGCGACCTGGCCGCCCGCAAGGTGCGCCTGGTCGAGGTCGAGTCCGAGCGCCCGTCGCCGTTCGCCCGGTCGCTGCTCTTCGGCTACGTCGGCGCCTTCCTCTACGAGGGCGACGCGCCCCTGGCCGAGCGGCGGGCCGCCGCGTTGGCGCTCGACTCCGGGCTGCTCGGTGAGTTGCTCGGCCGGGTCGACCTGCGGGAGCTGCTCGACCCGGCGGTGCTCGCCGAGAGCGAGCGCCAACTGCGCTGGCGCACCGAGCAGCGGCGCCCCCGTGACGCCGAGGACGTGGTCGAGCTGCTCCGGGTGGTCGGCGACCTGAGCGCCGCCGAGCTGGCCGAGCGGGGGGTGCCGGACGCCTGGCCCGAGGAGCTGGCGGCGGCCCGCCGGGTGCTGCGGCTCCGGGTCGCCGGCGAGGAGCGCTGGGTGATCGTCGAGGACGCGGCCCGGCTGCGCGACGCGCTCGGGGTGGCGCTGCCGGTCGGGGTGGCCGAGGCCCACCTGGCGCCCGTGGCCGACCCGCTCGGCGACCTGGTCGCCCGCTACGCCCGCACCCACGGCCCGTTCGCGGCGGCCACCTGCGCGGCCCGGTTCGGGCTGGGGGTGTTCGTGGTCGAGCAGGCGCTGCGCCGGCTCGCGGCGAACGGCCGGGTGGTTTCCGGCGAGTTCGCCCCGGACAGCGTGGGCACGCAGTGGTGCGACGCCGAGGTGCTGCGCCTGCTGCGCCGCCGCTCCCTGGCGGCGCTGCGCCGCGAGATCGAACCGGTGCCGCCCCGGGCGCTCGCCGCGTTCCTGCCCCGTTGGCAACAGGTCGGCTCGTCGGCGCGGGGCGTCGAGGCGGTCGCCGCCGCCGTCGAGCAGGTGCAGGGCGTGACCGTGCCGGCGTCCGCGCTGGAGCGGCTGGTGCTGCCGGCGCGGGTCGCCGACTACGTGCCCGCCCAGCTCGACGAGCTGTGCGCGAGCGGCGAGGTGGTCTGGGCCGGCGCCGGTGCGATCTCCGGCGGCGACGGGTGGGTGAGGCTGGCCTACGCCGACGTCGCGCCGCTGCTGCTGCCGCCGCCGGACGAGGCGCTGACGCTCACCCCGTCGCACGAGGCCGTGCTCGACGCGCTCGCCGACGGGCAGGCACTCTTCTTCCGTTCGCTCTCCGACCGGGTCGGGGCCACCGACGACGCCGCCCTGTCGGCCGTGGTGTGGGACCTGGTCTGGGCCGGTCACCTGACCAACGACACGCTGGCGCCGCTGCGCGCCGCGGTGGGCGCCGGCGGGGCGCACCGGTCCCGGCCGTCGGCGCCGCGCACCCGCTACCGCCGCCCGGGCCGGGTCGCGCTGCCCAGCCGTGGCGGACCACCGACGATGGCCGGCCGCTGGTCCCGGCTGCCCGAGCGTGACCTCGACCCGACCCGTCGAGCCGCCGCCCTGGCCGACCTGCTGCTCGAACGGCACGGCGTGGTGACCCGAGGCGCGGTGGTGGCCGAGCAGGTGACGGGCGGTTTCGCCGCGGTCTATCCGGTGCTGTCCGCGCTGGAGGAGCGGGGGGCGGCCCGGCGCGGCTACTTCGTCGAGGGTCTCGGCGCGGCCCAGTTCGCGGTGCCCGGCGCGGTCGACCGGATCCGCGCCCTGGCCGATCCGGGCGACGGCGGCCGGGGTGGCGGCGGGCCGGCGGTGGTGCTGGCCGCCACCGACCCGGCGAACCCGTATGGCGCGGCGCTGCCCTGGCCGGAGCGGGTGGTCGACTCGGGTGACGGCGCCGCCCCGGCCACCGGTCACCGGGCCGGGCGCAAGGCCGGCGCGCTGGTGGTGCTGGTCGGCGGCGACCTGGTGCTCTACGTCGAGCGGGGTGGACGGACGATCCTGTCGTTCACCGACGACGTCGACGCGCTGGGCGCGGCGGGCAAGGCGCTCGCCGACGCGGTGCACTCGGGCGCCTTGGGCGCGATCTCGGTGGAGCGCGCCGACGGTGAGGCGGTGCGCTCCTCGCCGCTGCGCGACGCGCTCACCGCGGCCGGCTTCCGGGCCACCCCCCGGGGCCTGCGCCTGCGCGGCTGA
- a CDS encoding SAM-dependent chlorinase/fluorinase, with translation MTGACVSLTTDYGLADGFVAACHGVLARLAPAARVIDVTHLVPPADVRRGAAVLAQAVPYLPVGVHVAVVDPGVGTERRGVALATPGGLLVGPDNGLLLPAADALGGVTDAVELTDRGWWLAPTIARTFHGRDVFAPVAARLATGARLVDAGPAVDAGDLVRLPEPVVRADADGFAAEVLTVDHFGNVQLAAPGALLDGLPPRVRVAGRAAVHGRTFGDAASGELVVYVDSAGLVAVAVRTGRAVDVLAVTPGDLVTVTTS, from the coding sequence ATGACCGGGGCGTGTGTCTCGCTGACCACCGACTACGGGCTGGCGGACGGCTTCGTGGCGGCCTGCCACGGGGTGCTCGCCCGGCTCGCGCCCGCCGCCCGGGTGATCGACGTGACCCACCTGGTGCCGCCGGCCGACGTGCGTCGGGGCGCCGCGGTGCTCGCGCAGGCAGTGCCGTACCTGCCGGTCGGGGTGCACGTCGCGGTGGTCGACCCGGGGGTCGGCACCGAGCGGCGCGGGGTCGCGCTGGCCACGCCCGGCGGGCTGCTGGTCGGGCCGGACAACGGGCTGCTCCTGCCGGCGGCGGACGCGCTCGGCGGGGTGACCGACGCGGTGGAGCTGACCGACCGGGGGTGGTGGCTGGCGCCGACGATCGCCCGCACCTTCCACGGGCGGGACGTGTTCGCGCCGGTGGCGGCCCGGCTGGCGACCGGCGCGCGGCTGGTCGACGCCGGGCCGGCGGTCGACGCCGGTGACCTGGTTCGGCTGCCCGAGCCGGTGGTCCGCGCCGACGCCGACGGGTTCGCCGCCGAGGTGCTGACCGTCGACCACTTCGGCAACGTCCAGCTCGCCGCGCCGGGCGCGCTGCTCGACGGGCTGCCGCCCCGGGTGCGGGTCGCCGGCCGTGCGGCCGTGCACGGCCGCACGTTCGGCGACGCGGCCTCGGGTGAGCTGGTGGTATACGTCGACTCCGCCGGCCTGGTGGCCGTTGCGGTACGCACCGGCCGCGCCGTCGACGTGCTCGCCGTCACCCCCGGCGACCTGGTCACCGTCACCACTTCCTGA
- a CDS encoding DNA-formamidopyrimidine glycosylase family protein, with protein MPEGDTVWNTARVLHRALAGARLTGSDLRVPQLAATDLTGWTVHESASRGKHLLLRLSAPADAAWTLHSHLRMDGAWRAYAPGERWTARPAHLIRVVLRSPGAVAVGYHLHELALVPTAEEDSLVGHLGPDLLGPDWDADEAVRRLAGHPELSIGEALLDQRNLAGVGNLYKCEVLFLRGVSPWTPVRAVPDLPGTVTLAQRLLAANRGRWTQSTTGVLRRGGTSYVYGRRAQPCRRCGTAIRKEELGERVTYWCPVCQPERTDVELPRTT; from the coding sequence GTGCCCGAAGGTGACACCGTCTGGAACACCGCCCGCGTCCTGCATCGCGCGCTGGCCGGGGCCCGCCTCACCGGGTCGGACCTCCGCGTGCCGCAACTCGCCGCCACCGACCTGACCGGCTGGACCGTCCACGAGTCGGCCAGCCGCGGCAAGCACCTGCTGCTGCGCCTCAGCGCCCCGGCCGACGCGGCCTGGACGCTGCACTCGCACCTGCGGATGGACGGCGCCTGGCGGGCGTACGCGCCGGGCGAACGGTGGACCGCCCGGCCGGCCCACCTGATCCGGGTGGTGCTCCGCTCCCCCGGCGCGGTCGCGGTCGGCTACCACCTGCACGAGCTGGCGCTGGTCCCGACCGCCGAGGAGGATTCGCTCGTCGGTCACCTCGGCCCGGACCTGCTCGGCCCGGACTGGGACGCGGACGAGGCGGTGCGCCGGCTGGCCGGGCACCCGGAGCTGAGCATCGGCGAGGCGCTGCTCGACCAGCGCAACCTGGCCGGGGTGGGCAACCTCTACAAGTGCGAGGTGCTCTTCCTGCGCGGGGTGTCGCCGTGGACGCCGGTGCGGGCGGTGCCCGACCTGCCCGGCACGGTCACGCTGGCCCAGCGGCTGCTCGCGGCCAACCGGGGCCGCTGGACGCAGAGCACGACCGGGGTGCTGCGCCGGGGCGGGACCAGCTACGTCTACGGCCGCCGGGCGCAGCCGTGCCGGCGCTGCGGGACGGCCATCCGCAAGGAGGAGCTGGGCGAGCGGGTCACCTACTGGTGCCCGGTGTGCCAGCCGGAGCGGACCGACGTGGAACTTCCACGAACCACCTAA
- a CDS encoding multicopper oxidase domain-containing protein, producing MVLFRRLRPGRPDRAATVAEETAPTVPTARVADPEPAEATTPAAPASLDPGAVPRLFGPAPNTAGSPLPTLDADGRPTPGTGIRKFVDPLPLPGGPPTAGLGTRLPVAVPDTTTWPGCDYYEIGLQEYAQRLHRDLPATRLRGYRQLNLGTDASGHNTVSPPDRPWHLGPMILARRGRPVRIKFINQLPTGRAGELFLPVDGTVDGAGAGPLDGPAPYPQNRAVPHLSGARTGWTSAGNPWQWVTPAGEITPYPVGVGVTPVPDMPAPGAGATTLYFPNDQSGRLMWLHDNTLGLSRLTVYSGQLALYLLTDPAEERLVDDGVLPADQLPLVIEDKTFVPDDAQLAAQDPTWDRDRWGAKGSLWHPHVYQPRQNPYRLSGANPTGRWDYGPWAHDPDGGASPWVAPVPNPHHDPVSEPDEPPLVPGVPHPSAVPEAYGDTPLVNGVAYPYLEVAPRAYRFRILNACADRALNLQLYRAASDAPMWTPDGEPGDPHAGEVPMVEAVRAPGRPAYWPVDGRDGGVPDPAAAGPELVQIGNEGGLLPAPVVLTNRPVDYRYDRQDPTVLNVDGHTLLLAPGERADVLVDFSTVPPGSTLILYNDCPAPLPRFDDRYDHHTVASDRTASGGLPPAHPGYGPNTRTLLQIRVTGTPAPRYDLGRLADRLPGAYARSQPPPIVPQPAYDPAFGTRTAGPTLVPARAASVTFTPAGASGPVTLPLSVKSVGQVFEPRHGRAVGRLGGAHPVGGPLFPAVLPLGPTEPATEVLFVTDPSLPVGAPTDGTQLWRIVGDADRTHPVHVEGCDVQLVNRVGWDGTLRPPEAGELGWKDTVRVNPREDVVVALRPVPPSLPFTIGDSVRLLDPTRPAGARLDAGGVSPVDGRPTVVVNQVVNLGWEYRWQTRSAGLRDLGMSRPLVLRVTPRAPTGLTATPVPGSATALPAIALAWTGNGSRPQATSHRLQRATDSAFTTGRTELTVAATATRYTDATVTPGVTYHYRIRAENAVSCSAWSNSAPASVHLTAPARLTASVPPAAPARVALRWVNHSFATGVDVQRATNPTFTSGPGTTAIAVGENHLDQAVAPDTTYYYRVRTTYLGTASPWSTVATVRIPPRPAAPTAVSATAGTPSEDTATVTVSWSAETPAGPGAGFVVQRAADAAFTREPATFRVTGRGFTNTGLARGVTYHYRVRATNVVGTSPWTPPIPVTTPD from the coding sequence ATGGTGCTGTTCCGCAGACTCCGGCCCGGCCGGCCGGACCGGGCCGCCACGGTCGCCGAGGAGACCGCGCCCACCGTCCCCACCGCCCGCGTCGCCGACCCGGAGCCGGCCGAAGCCACGACGCCGGCCGCGCCGGCCAGCCTGGACCCGGGTGCCGTGCCGCGCCTGTTCGGGCCGGCGCCGAACACCGCCGGCAGCCCGCTGCCCACGCTCGACGCGGACGGCCGACCGACGCCCGGCACCGGCATCCGCAAGTTCGTCGACCCGCTGCCGCTGCCCGGTGGGCCACCCACCGCCGGGCTCGGCACCCGACTGCCGGTCGCCGTGCCGGACACCACCACCTGGCCGGGCTGCGACTACTACGAGATCGGCCTCCAGGAGTACGCGCAGCGCCTGCACCGGGACCTGCCGGCCACCCGGCTGCGCGGCTATCGCCAGCTCAACCTGGGCACCGACGCGTCCGGCCACAACACGGTGAGCCCGCCCGACCGGCCCTGGCACCTCGGCCCGATGATCCTCGCCCGGCGGGGCCGACCCGTGCGGATCAAGTTCATCAACCAGCTCCCCACCGGCCGGGCGGGCGAGCTGTTCCTCCCGGTCGACGGCACGGTCGACGGAGCCGGCGCCGGACCGCTGGACGGCCCCGCGCCCTACCCGCAGAACCGGGCGGTGCCGCACCTGTCCGGCGCGCGGACCGGCTGGACCAGCGCCGGCAACCCGTGGCAGTGGGTGACCCCGGCCGGCGAGATCACGCCGTACCCGGTCGGGGTGGGCGTGACGCCGGTGCCGGACATGCCGGCCCCCGGCGCGGGCGCCACCACGCTCTACTTCCCGAACGACCAGAGCGGCCGGCTGATGTGGCTGCACGACAACACCCTCGGCCTGTCTCGACTCACCGTCTACTCCGGGCAGCTCGCCCTCTACCTGCTCACCGACCCGGCCGAGGAGCGGCTGGTGGACGACGGCGTGCTCCCCGCCGACCAACTCCCGCTGGTGATCGAGGACAAGACGTTCGTACCCGACGACGCCCAGCTCGCCGCCCAGGACCCGACCTGGGACCGGGACCGCTGGGGCGCCAAGGGCAGCCTCTGGCACCCGCACGTCTACCAGCCCCGGCAGAACCCCTACCGGCTCAGCGGCGCCAACCCGACCGGCCGCTGGGACTACGGACCGTGGGCCCACGACCCGGACGGCGGCGCGAGCCCCTGGGTCGCCCCGGTGCCGAACCCGCACCACGACCCGGTGAGCGAACCGGACGAACCGCCGCTGGTCCCGGGGGTGCCGCACCCGTCGGCGGTGCCCGAGGCGTACGGGGACACCCCGCTGGTCAACGGCGTGGCGTATCCCTACCTGGAGGTCGCCCCGCGGGCGTACCGGTTCCGGATCCTGAACGCCTGCGCGGACCGGGCGCTCAACCTCCAGCTCTACCGGGCCGCCTCGGACGCGCCGATGTGGACGCCGGACGGCGAACCGGGCGACCCGCACGCCGGCGAGGTGCCGATGGTCGAGGCGGTCCGGGCACCCGGGCGCCCCGCATACTGGCCGGTCGACGGGCGGGACGGCGGCGTGCCCGACCCGGCCGCCGCCGGGCCGGAGCTGGTCCAGATCGGCAACGAGGGCGGCCTGCTGCCGGCCCCGGTGGTGCTGACCAACCGGCCGGTCGACTACCGGTACGACCGGCAGGACCCGACCGTGCTCAACGTGGACGGCCACACGCTGCTGCTCGCCCCCGGTGAGCGCGCCGACGTGCTGGTGGACTTCTCCACCGTGCCGCCGGGCAGCACGCTGATCCTCTACAACGACTGCCCGGCGCCGCTGCCCCGGTTCGACGACCGCTACGACCACCACACGGTCGCGTCCGACCGCACCGCCTCGGGCGGCCTGCCGCCGGCGCACCCCGGCTACGGCCCGAACACCCGAACCCTGCTCCAGATCCGGGTCACCGGCACCCCGGCTCCCCGGTATGATCTCGGGCGCCTCGCCGACCGTCTGCCCGGCGCGTACGCGCGGAGCCAGCCGCCGCCGATCGTGCCGCAGCCGGCGTACGACCCGGCGTTCGGCACCCGCACCGCCGGCCCGACCCTCGTCCCGGCGCGGGCCGCCTCGGTGACGTTCACCCCGGCCGGCGCGTCCGGCCCGGTGACGCTGCCGCTGTCGGTGAAGTCGGTCGGGCAGGTGTTCGAGCCCCGGCACGGCCGGGCGGTGGGCCGGCTCGGCGGCGCCCACCCGGTCGGCGGTCCGCTCTTCCCGGCCGTCCTGCCGCTCGGGCCGACGGAGCCGGCCACCGAGGTGCTGTTCGTGACCGACCCGAGCCTGCCGGTGGGCGCGCCGACGGACGGCACCCAACTCTGGCGGATCGTCGGCGACGCCGACCGCACCCATCCCGTGCACGTCGAGGGCTGCGACGTGCAATTGGTCAACCGGGTCGGCTGGGACGGCACGCTCCGGCCACCGGAGGCGGGCGAGTTGGGGTGGAAGGACACCGTCCGGGTCAACCCCCGGGAGGACGTGGTCGTGGCGCTGCGCCCCGTCCCGCCCAGCCTGCCGTTCACGATCGGCGACAGCGTACGGCTGCTCGACCCGACCCGGCCGGCGGGCGCGCGCCTGGACGCCGGCGGGGTCAGCCCGGTCGACGGCCGACCCACCGTGGTGGTCAACCAGGTGGTCAACCTGGGCTGGGAGTACCGCTGGCAGACCCGCTCGGCGGGGCTGCGCGACCTGGGCATGAGCCGGCCACTGGTGCTGCGGGTGACACCCCGGGCGCCGACCGGGCTGACCGCGACGCCGGTGCCGGGCTCGGCCACCGCGCTGCCCGCCATCGCGCTGGCCTGGACCGGCAACGGCAGCCGCCCGCAGGCCACCAGCCACCGGCTGCAACGCGCCACCGACAGCGCCTTCACCACCGGCCGCACCGAGCTCACCGTGGCCGCCACCGCCACCCGCTACACGGACGCGACGGTCACCCCCGGCGTCACCTATCACTACCGGATCCGGGCCGAGAACGCGGTGAGCTGCTCGGCCTGGTCCAACAGCGCGCCGGCCTCGGTGCACCTGACCGCGCCGGCCCGGCTGACCGCATCCGTGCCGCCGGCCGCGCCGGCCCGGGTGGCGTTGCGCTGGGTCAACCACTCCTTCGCCACCGGCGTGGACGTGCAGCGGGCCACCAACCCGACGTTCACCAGCGGGCCGGGCACCACGGCGATCGCGGTCGGCGAGAACCATCTGGACCAGGCCGTCGCTCCGGACACCACCTACTACTACCGGGTCCGCACGACCTACCTGGGCACGGCGTCACCCTGGTCGACCGTTGCCACGGTGCGCATCCCGCCCCGGCCGGCCGCGCCCACCGCGGTGTCCGCCACCGCGGGCACCCCGTCGGAGGACACGGCCACGGTGACGGTGAGCTGGTCGGCGGAGACGCCCGCCGGACCGGGCGCCGGGTTCGTGGTGCAGCGCGCCGCCGACGCGGCGTTCACCCGGGAGCCGGCCACGTTCCGGGTGACCGGCCGGGGCTTCACCAACACCGGGCTGGCCCGTGGCGTCACCTACCACTACCGGGTCCGCGCGACGAACGTCGTCGGCACCTCCCCCTGGACGCCGCCGATCCCCGTCACCACCCCCGACTGA
- a CDS encoding PspA/IM30 family protein: MANPFVKGWKYLMAAFGAKIDEHADPKVQIQQAVEEAQRQHQALVQQAAAVIGNQRQLEMKLSRQITEVEQLQGNARQALTLADQARAKGDETEAGRYEQSAQMLATQLVSGEQALEDLKTLHDQALNAAAQARKAVENNSMILQQKLAERTKLLSQLEQAKMQESVARSLESMSSLTAPASTPSLNEVRDRIESRYATAMGRAELAGNSVEGRMLEIQKASLDSAGSARLDQIRSSMAGDQLGGRQERPAVGQQASDPAASARLDEIRASMSREHGTGESTTG; this comes from the coding sequence ATGGCTAACCCGTTCGTCAAGGGTTGGAAATACCTGATGGCGGCCTTCGGCGCAAAGATCGACGAACACGCCGATCCGAAGGTGCAGATCCAGCAGGCGGTCGAGGAGGCGCAGCGGCAGCACCAGGCCCTGGTCCAGCAGGCGGCTGCGGTGATCGGCAACCAGCGCCAGCTGGAGATGAAGCTGTCCCGGCAGATCACCGAGGTGGAACAGCTCCAGGGCAACGCGCGGCAGGCGCTCACGCTGGCCGACCAGGCCCGGGCGAAGGGCGACGAGACCGAGGCGGGGCGCTACGAGCAGTCCGCGCAGATGCTCGCCACCCAGCTGGTCTCCGGTGAGCAGGCGCTGGAGGACCTGAAGACGCTGCACGACCAGGCGCTCAACGCGGCCGCCCAGGCCCGCAAGGCGGTCGAGAACAACTCGATGATCCTGCAACAGAAGCTCGCCGAGCGCACCAAGCTGCTCAGCCAGCTGGAGCAGGCCAAGATGCAGGAGAGCGTGGCCCGCTCGCTGGAGTCGATGTCGTCGCTCACCGCGCCGGCCAGCACCCCGTCGCTGAACGAGGTGCGCGACCGGATCGAGAGCCGCTACGCCACCGCGATGGGTCGTGCCGAGCTGGCCGGCAACTCGGTCGAGGGCCGGATGCTGGAGATCCAGAAGGCGTCGCTCGACTCGGCCGGATCGGCCCGACTTGATCAGATCCGGTCGAGCATGGCCGGCGATCAGCTCGGCGGCCGGCAGGAGCGCCCGGCGGTGGGGCAGCAGGCGTCCGACCCGGCGGCCTCGGCCCGGCTGGACGAGATCCGGGCCAGCATGAGCCGCGAGCATGGCACCGGGGAGAGCACCACCGGCTGA